DNA sequence from the Glycine soja cultivar W05 chromosome 18, ASM419377v2, whole genome shotgun sequence genome:
GTATAGGGGATAACTGAGTTTTTCTCTTGGTTGTCTTACAGTCCTTTCTAATAGTATCAGATCCCTCTATTGCAAAACACATATTGAGAGAGAATTCAAAGGCTTATTCAAAGGTAATCAACTCAACAATCAGCAATGACTGCTGCTGTACAATTGCTTTTCTGTTCTCTCCCTTCTTTCATACATACCTGCATGTTATTCTTAGTACTTTATGTGCAGGGTATCTTGGCTGAGATCCTAGACTTTGTAATGGGGAAAGGACTTATCCCAGCTGATGGTGAAATATGGCGAGTTAGACGTCGTGCTATAGTCCCAGCATTGCACCAGAAGGTATTCTAGTGTTCTTGAACTGACTTATTTATAGTCACTTTGAATAATATCCTAGATAGATTTCTTGGCTGCTAAGGTCATTATTTAAAGGGTTCCCTTCTTAAGTTGGAGAAACAATTGCTAAAATATGTAGGTGAGAATGGGAATCTCCACCAGGAAATACTTATTAAACTAGGCACAATTGCGTTATTTGATAGTTGCTTGGAAATTTTAGAAGCTAGTTAGTGTTGCTATTTAATGAGAAAACATAGATCCCATAATCAATATTCATCTCCATCAGAATGTCATGTATGACATGATATGCATAgagcatcatatatatatatatatatatattcattttatgGTGTTGAGAGATGTTTGTTACTGCTTACATCATTCTCACTTTTTCTTAAATGGTTGCTATAACTTCTCTAtcttgattttaatttcatttcctGATTGTGATTGTAGTATGTAGCAGCTATGATTGGCCTTTTTGGACAAGCTGCAGATCGGCTCTGCCAGAAGCTAGATGCTGCTGCATCTGATGGAGAAGATGTTGAGATGGAATCACTTTTCTCTCGATTGACCTTGGACATCATTGGCAAGGCAGTATTCAATTATGATTTTGATAGTTTATCAAATGACACTGGTATAGTTGAGGTATAGCTTTTGGAATATTCCCTTATCCTTCTGTATTGTACTATGTTCACGGTTCCAGTTTACAATTTGGTCATGCCAAGGAAGTTATGTGTATACAAGCTTCATATTGTTgcacttaatttaattatatcagGCTGTTTATACTGTACTGAGAGAAGCAGAAGATCGAAGTGTTGCTCCAATTCCAGTCTGGGAGATCCCAATATGGAAAGACGTATCACCACGTCTAAGGAAGGTTAATGCAGCTCTCAAATTAATCAATGATACGCTTGATGATCTGATAGCAATATGCAAGGTAATGTTGTCATTAGTGTTACACAAGCTTGCATTCTCAAAATAGGTTCACATAAGATGGTATGCAATATGTGATGCCACTGCAGAAAGGCACTTGTAAATATTGATATGCTGTCTACATTCTTGCACCTcttatgattataatttatgTTCATCATGAATATGAAATCTTTTTCACGATCTTTGGCACTATCTTCTATTCTAAACTTTGGTACTAGAGCCTGATTCCTAAACTGTTAGCACAAGTCAAATTCCAAGGAACCACTTGGTGATTAAGATGACCATCATTAGAAATGAATCACATGCTTGTTCTTCCATTTTCATCATTTAAGTTTCATCCAAATTGAAGCACTTGACATCTGAGTATTCTTGCTTCCATTTCTGTTCACGAGTTAGATTAGGAAAACTTCTATGGTTAGATATTTAGAGCATGGATTGGAATCTTTGGTAGTTTACCCAGAATATGTACATACTTCTGCacagcaaagattgtatctctTATGTATGTAGCCATACAGtagttttttggtgattttcttttaaacatTGGAAATATAAGATTCATGCTTTGATATCCATGTTAGTTAAATAAATACCAattttataatatgataaattttcaGCTGCCATTGCCAGTCTTACATCAAAATACAGTTCTGTGATTCATAAGTCtttgtttcttatatttttccATTATCATTTTCAGAGAATGGTGGATGAAGAAGAGTTACAGTTTCATGAGGAGTACATGAATGAGCAAGATCCAAGTATTCTACACTTCTTGTTGGCGTCAGGAGATGATGTATGTTAACTGTGtctcaaattattttacttgataaaaaaaaactggatGTGAGAGCAAAGTATGAAATAATGACTCTTTGTAGGTGTCAAGTAAGCAACTTCGTGATGACTTAATGACCATGCTCATTGCTGGACATGAAACATCAGCTGCTGTTTTAACTTGGACCTTTTATCTTCTATCCAAGGTAATAATTCGTGCTTAAGGTTCATGATGGGTGACCTCGTTTAATGAATCTAAGATAGGttctgataccatcttagaatgtgggtttagcctaactcaaccctaaaAGCTAGCTCATGGGATGAAGGTTGCCTTCCACTTATATACTTTATCTTGACACTATCTATATCTGATGTGGGACTTGGATTTTTCCCAATAAATAAGCTGTTCACCTCATCCCTTGTTGGGCTGACTGTTGCTTTATATGGAATCGCAAtatattatcctttttttttcattgcaaAAGTTTTACTCAACCAAGTGGGAAAAATTTGGTAAATAATGCAGGTTCGATAGAACATTGCAGTTATTTCTTCTCATCAACCCCGGATTGAGATGTATACACTTAAAAATGATTTGTTTGTAGTCAGTTAAGTgaagaattaatttataatgCAGTAATGACTAATACaagaatatttttcttctcctttttgttCCCTGCAGGAGCCAAGAGTCATGTCCAAGCTCCAAGAAGAGGTTTCATGAGATTTTTAGGGATCGTTTCATTTGAGAAAGTGAtttctattttcacttttaattatgGTAATATCACTTGTTTTCACTGTGTTGTTTGTTTTCAAAGATTTGTGTAGAAAAcagtaataacaataaaaaattgttttactgATTCCTATTCAATCTTTGGAAACAGAAAACAAACTGAAAATAGGgtgcatttttgtaattaaaagtgcAAACACAAACATTTTTTCAAACCTAACAGCCCCTTAACTTTCAACCTAGTATCaattatcatattaataatacatGATTTTCATAGGTTGACTCTGTACTTGGAGATCAATATCCAACTATTGAAGACATGAAGAAACTCAAATATACAACCCGAGTGATCAATGAGGTATAATGATGGCACACTTCTCATGATGTTTCATCTCGTTATTCTGTAGCTAGTAATTgacttttataaatatattcaatTGTTAGTCATTGAGGCTTTACCCACAACCACCTGTGTTAATTCGCCGCTCTCTTGAGGATGATGTTCTTGGAGAGTACCCTATAAAGAGgtaattacaataaatatttggtCTTGATTAGCTGGTTAATAGTTTTGccaatttttttgtcttttttaaaaagtcttattcttttttgtttcatcttCAAGTTTCTTTTAGCACTAACCATAACTGTGAACTCATAGCTCCTGGTTATAGAGTAATTACACTAACCTCCTAAAGGTTTGATTAAATCACTTGAGGAAAAACAGACCTCCCTATTTTGAATCTTTATAGCTaaactcttttaaaattaagcCACATAAGTATTAAGCTACACAGGATTCTCTACAGGTGAAAAACCAAAGACAAACTTTTCTGATGTAGATGTCAGTGTAATTTAGGGAAACCTTAAGagatataatataattgtttCCTCTCAATACATCTTCCTTTCTGATCCATGGTGATTTTTGTATCATTAATTATTTGCAGAAATGAAGATATCTTTATATCTGTCTGGAACCTACATCGCAGTCCAAAACTGTGGGATGATGCTGATAAATTCGAACCTGAAAGATGGGCATTAGATGGACCAAGTCCTAATGAGACAAATCAAAACTTCAAGTATGTTATTTAGAATTAATCTATTTGTATGATTTCTATCCTCTGATGTTAAGGAGGATGATGTCTTACATTAGGCAAGAGTTTATCTTTGCTATAATGTAATTTACAAGCAAGTAATACTGTTATTCTTTCTTTCAGATATCTTCCGTTTGGTGGCGGACCACGGAAATGTGTAGGTGATTTGTTTGCTTCCTACGAGGTAATGCTCATTGCTATGTTGTTAAGTTTTTTGGTTATATGCTATTTGCCAAGGATCTAGTTGGAGAATCTTAAAATCATTAGTGGATTCAGTTTTCTCGAGACTTAAGTGAGCAAATGCTATTGCTCATACTAATGATTATTTATGTTTGTATGCTTCTATATATGATGCTTATTGTAAAGACTGTGGTAGCACTCGCAATGCTTGTTAGACGATTCAACTTTCAAATAGCAGTTGGAGCTCCACCGGTAAGTTTGGTACTTTGTCGTTATATTTTCAAGCTTTGATGAAGTCCGaggatattttaaatattttggcaAAACCTTGAAGTTGCAGAACGATGTTCTTAAAGATTGCTTGAACATTTCTTCATAAAGTTTTAGGTTAACGGTGATCAAGCATGATTCTAGAATGAACTACACATCCCCATTTATCGGTTGGCCCTTGGCTTGCCATGATGTTTCTAGGATATGACTGAATCATTGTTTCTCATAGGTTGAGATGACTACTGGAGCTACAATTCATACAACACAAGGGTTGAAGATGACTGTAACTCACAGAATAAAACCTCCTATTGTGCCCTCATTACAGATGTCAACTTTGGAAGTGGATCCATCCATAAGCCTTTCTGATCAAGATGAAGTAAGTCAGAAAGGCGAAGTTTACCAGGCTCAGGCTCAGTCCTAATTGCTGCTGTATAACAAATCATAAACCATACAATGAGTGCAAAGGGGAGAAAAAGTAGTattctttatattcttttagcTGCTTGAGTGAAATTTGTAGTATGGTGAGGCTTGATATCCCCAACAATCCCCCAAACCCAGCTCCTTTGCAAGGAAGAGGGCAAAACTTCAAATCCTTCACGCCTTTACAATTCTTATTAAAAAGGGTGGAATacacaaattataaatttataaatacaacctaaaataaatttgacaagaggttgaacaaaaaaaaattgattttctgCCCACTTTTAATGAAATAGCTACTAAAAAATTGTAGTATGCACGTTAGTTTAGTAAAACATTTGGATTCGGGGGGAGTCATTATTTGAATATCCACAGATACTATGTGTATCCGATATGTATCTAATACAACGATacgattattttaaaaatttatataaataattaaacattaatatAATTGCATTTATGTAGATTCTAATTAGACCACGTTAATATAATTGCATTTATGTAAATTCTAATTAGACCACGTTACTATGAACAAAGTAacaattataaatcattttcatcataaataactttttatcatctagttaaaaaaaaactttttattatCTACAAATAGGGGTAGCATTAATTGTGCtattttcttgaaattattAGTAAAACGGTTTCTTGTTCATCAAAGGATAATATTTTGATGTTAACTTTCAACCGGTTACAAGAGTTTGGATATTTCACATACACATGTCGGTGAAGGAAATTAACATGCCAATACTTAGTAGTTTGAATATAATGCTTGAAAAAGGCCAGTACACAGATAATGCAACAAGTTTGCAAACTTCTTGTCCATGAAATATTGCAGAGAAAATGATTAGTTATATTCTACAAAACACTCGTTAATGTTGAGGGGTATATCATACAAACCTTacactaaaagaaaaaagtaaagtaGCAAGATCTTGACAGTAAATTGGACTATACCGGAACCTTCATAAATGCTTCTGGTGAAGCTCAAACTCAACAAAATCACCGGGGCAATTTACTTTTCACAATTGCTGATACATCAGAATTAGACTGAAGAACGGACATGGTTACATGGACGAGTATGCTGTATGAAGACAGGTTTTTTGTATGCATTTTGTTATGGTCGATGCATGAAAAAAGCTATTTATATCCAGAAGATTTAGAGCAACCAAAGCATCCTCGTATAGAGAAATATTTATGAACTGATTTGGGTTCGGCTGTGGAGGCTAATCGCTTGAACTCGGCCGGATAATGTTTATAGAAGGCTTTAACCGCTCCTAGCAccccattttcatttttcatggcaTTAGCAAGTTCAACTGCACGCTTTTTCACCTGCATATAAAAGCCCGAAACGATGTATCAACAAAGagtacaagacaaaagaaaagacTTCCAATCAGCAAGAGTACAAAACAAACGAATAGACTTCCTGGAGGGCAATGAAAAAACGTTGACAATGAATGCACATCACCTATTACCATGATAACAAAAAACAAACGGAAACCGAAGTTGTGAAAAAGACCACTTTCAGTCAATAGTCACAGACTCCATACTGTATTTCAGGGGGCAAAGATTAATTGGTTTTTTACTTGGTTGTCTCCAAAATATGTCACTTCGCATAGCAATATATAAATCGGTATATCAAACCAGTAAATAAACAAATGTTTGATAAGCATAAACTATTAACAATCGCCAAGTAAAACGTATAATGATGTgcatattatcatttaatgatggtattagattttttttaaatgtataaacGGAACACATTTTATATGCTACATTCATAAATCGTAATACTAACTGCTCTGATCAGTAGTCACAGTTAAATATTACCTCTGGTTTCAGCATAAAGTGTATGGCATCAACCAGCCTATCAAATGAAAACTCATCCACCGGGATGGGTGCAGGACCTACTCCTCTAGCACGTACCCGATCTCCCCAAAATGGCTGGTCCCCAAAGAAAGGTACAATAGTTGTAGGGCACTACAAAAATGCAGAATAGAGATGATCTTATTGTGAGATGCATATAACAATgaagtttcaaaatttcatattacaCGATACATTACTTCAGCTCTAAGACCAGCGGCAGTTGTTCCAGCACCCCCGTGATGTACCTGAGATTTGCAACTTTCAAGCAgaattcaatttaaataaaaaaaatagtacttcTACTGAGAAAAATTTAGAAGGTACCACTGCAGTGCATCGGGGAAACAGCCAATCATGCGGACAGTTGTCCAATAAATACACAGATTTATTTTGTTCTGCCACTGAGAAACAGAAGTTACTACATGTTTCAAAATCAAAGCAGCAAAAATAGCATACCAATGGCTTGTTTGAAGTAGAAATTATGACTCACAAGACCCAAGACCACCCCAGCCTTTGTTGATGACACCTCTCTGCCCTGTTTCTTCCAGAGCATGAATTATAATTTGCGTCATTTTCTCTGGTTGTTGTAAAGGCTGTTCAAAACTCCAaccaaaaaattacattagaatAGAGGTTGCAGTGTTTAATAATGGCATACATCTATTTTGATTATTAGTACAATCAAATGCAGAATTATAGCTCAGTAAAAATAGAGGTTTGTTTCTTCACAGTTTCATTTCTCTGCTTTGGCATATACAGGAAATGGAAGAGCCTTTATTTTCACTTCTAGAGCatgccttttctatttttgtttctcaATGTATACAATCTTGTCattcaaaatgtctttcttcTTAAGTGGATTTAGTTTGGAACAACTAATCTGAAGTTATGGGCACTCCCTggaacaactaaaaaaatatgatctCTTAACTTCCCTTCTCATTGACAACTTTCAAAACAGAACTAAATATCAAAAGGTAAGGCACATTTGATTCAATGCCCAAGTGTGGAACAAACCACtgagtcacacacacacacatacacacactactAGCAAATGCTACttgaaaaagttatatttaGATAGTGTATTCGGCAGATTCATCAAAGGGTAATCAGATGAGCTAAACACATGAATGCAGAAACTCACAAGGCTACCAAATCCAACATAAATAGGTTTTTCTCCCTCTTCAAGCCAATCTACTAGCGATTTTGGTGGTACATAATTTGAAGCAAGGTCAAGGAAACAAAATCCAACCACATCAATCTTAGGTCCCCAGTCTGCAGATCAAGTAAAACACAATTAGATTGTCACAATATCCTTCAAGAAACAGCTCAAGTCCAGGAAAACCCAGGTCAGAAAGAGAGAGCAAAAACTGGAAAG
Encoded proteins:
- the LOC114396715 gene encoding protein LUTEIN DEFICIENT 5, chloroplastic-like encodes the protein MASHVALLRVPPPLSISTQRFHAKQICINGLKLTNTSSSSSSSSCFPCSITTQRGSCSSVITCSSSNGRDPNSVDEEDVKQVERILEEKRRAALSAKIASGEFTVKQKSGLLSIMEGLAKVGVPNEVLEFLFGWFEGGGEHPKIPEAKGSIKAVRSVAFFIPLYELYLTYGGIFRLTFGPKSFLIVSDPSIAKHILRENSKAYSKGILAEILDFVMGKGLIPADGEIWRVRRRAIVPALHQKYVAAMIGLFGQAADRLCQKLDAAASDGEDVEMESLFSRLTLDIIGKAVFNYDFDSLSNDTGIVEAVYTVLREAEDRSVAPIPVWEIPIWKDVSPRLRKVNAALKLINDTLDDLIAICKRMVDEEELQFHEEYMNEQDPSILHFLLASGDDVSSKQLRDDLMTMLIAGHETSAAVLTWTFYLLSKEPRVMSKLQEEVDSVLGDQYPTIEDMKKLKYTTRVINESLRLYPQPPVLIRRSLEDDVLGEYPIKRNEDIFISVWNLHRSPKLWDDADKFEPERWALDGPSPNETNQNFKYLPFGGGPRKCVGDLFASYETVVALAMLVRRFNFQIAVGAPPVEMTTGATIHTTQGLKMTVTHRIKPPIVPSLQMSTLEVDPSISLSDQDEVSQKGEVYQAQAQS